From the genome of Papaver somniferum cultivar HN1 unplaced genomic scaffold, ASM357369v1 unplaced-scaffold_21, whole genome shotgun sequence:
tcaaaatttgttcattttgctcccactatggaatgaacaaacatggaaaatggatgttcaaatgaacaaaTATGTTGATTTGAACATTGAGTCGGAACATCCAGCGCGCGTCTGAGAGAAGGATGCGCGCACTTGCCAAAAACGCGGGCGTTGGAAGCACCAACGCGCGACCATGCCAAAAACGCCAGAGACATTCTCAGTGACGCCCGCGACTCTTGGATTATCGTCAAGTACAATCCGTGAATACTTTATTACTTTTTAATCTTATTTTATCCcacttcatcctattttatctcacttcatcttattttatctcacctaaatattttattttatttttcatctttatactacaaaacattttatattaaaaagaaatactagTGGGGCCCTAGAAAACCAAATCTGTTGATTTTGCCCTGCTTTACCGTAGCGGAGAAATCCgtttgaccatccacgtggctcaacaaaattttgagtttgttcATTACCATAGGAACTAACTGCTCTTAGCCCAATAACGacaattcttgggtgaaaaagacatgtaaaatttaatactgtttaaatggacgagaatctAAGAATAGCCAGgacgtaaacagtttcatcctacccattttcaatttttttttcttatttttaatttacatcaggatgcatccagttttatcctcgatattttttaagtttaagccaggatgaatccagtttcattctttctATATTTTTGatatccatttcacccatactaatttttactcgtccattagaaccatgttttaaaaatacttggtcaaatgacccattttccgttcttTTAATATAATAGTAACATGATTAAAGTAGATTAATCTGCTTTCGAATGATTAATACAATAAGAGGGAAGACATTTCTTAACAGATGAGATGAAGTACTTTGAAAGTAGAAACTAGAAATAAACAAGCACTTGCCAATTTTAATAAACAAGCAATAGctagaaaagaaaaacaatacaAACAACGATAAGCAATTACGATAATCTGAAAATTCTGTTGGACAACAAGTTTAACCCAGGGGAATAAATTTAGCAATGCGCCTACTACTTCCGAGGCTTGTAATAACCATAGATAGCATAGAAGGTCTGAGATATGGTGAGAGCCAAGAGTAGGACTGCAGCCAAGAGGGAGAGAAACGCCCATGGGCTCTTGAAGTAGGTGTGACTGAGGGTAGCACGCCACTCGTTCCACTGATTCTTGCAGTGGTCATCCAGCTCTTTCAGCACTATTTTCTCTAGCATGTTCTCAGGGTCTGGGGTTACGTCCTTGGACAATTCATTAAACAACTTTGCCACTGCCTTGTCACTTCCAATCGAATTGATCAATACACCACTAGTCCTCAGGATTTTAACATCGTCTGCGGAATCGATGATACTGTCCATGAAATACACGTATGACGTAATGTCGTTCCCTACTCCTACGTGGATCCTCTCGAATGCCATCAGGTTGAGTAACTTCGATTCTATGGTGTCGTCGATGTCCACCACTGGAAGTTTCAGTGTGTGACCTTCAACCCATATTTCAGTTGGGTGAAAATTACTAGTACTTTCCTCAAACTTGATTCCAGACTCATGAAGATTCGTTACCGACCTTTGAGCAGCGGTTCTGTTCTTTTGAGCAGTACACTTCCTATGACCAAAAATAAAAGTACGATCTTTCACCTTGCTGCAGTTCTTAGTTTTGCAAAGTCTTTCTGGCAAATTTTTCGACTGTAGTAGGCTCTTCCTATTGAGGTCCAATACGTGCAAGCATGGACTCatattttggttttcatattcTGAATTGCCTCCACAGAAGTTCAATATAATCGTGTTCAAATGCTTTTCGATAGCCTCCTGCATATATCATGTATATATACCGAAATTTTTAGATTAACGCTCTAACAAGTAATACAAATAATTAGAAATTTTTTAGATTAAAACAAAAAGTACAAATAATTAGAAGAGACGATATAATCGACTAGGATAAGATATGTAAGTTATGATGACGCACCTTTGGTTCAGTCGGCAGAGCAGCACCAAGCAAAGTCTTAAGAAGAAGCATAGGGAGTTGGTTTTCGAGCATCAGCATGTCCCTCCTTATGTAAGACATGAAATACAACTTGCCGTGAAGACTGAAAATAGGGTCATTGTCAGCATAGCAGTAGTCATCAACTGAGCCTGTCAAGGCGGAGGCTGTAGTTTTTCGTTTGTTTCTTCTAACCACTGAGGCTGTAGCTTCTGATATCGATCCAGATTCTAGTGCTTTATGTTCGTCATTTACGGAAGACCACTGCAGAATTTCAAGCATGAAACACCCATCAAGTATCATGAGCTTCAAGAATCCATCGTGATCATGGAGCCACTTATCATCTAGGGAGTCATAAGCATCCATGAGATGTTGGAGTACAGGTAAGACCTCCTTCTGAATATCTATTGGTAATTCCTTTGGATCGCTGACATTGTCAGTATGATCCACCTGTTGCCATCTGTAGTTGGTGGTGGTGAGCGAGTCGACAAGTTTTTGGAGAGTTATTTTGTACCTTTGTAGGAAATGACCGAGGACACGACGCTTATGGGGATCCATCTTCTTCAGATGGTCACCCTTGTCGTGATGGTAAGGACCAAAGGAGACAGTGTGAGGAAAGTAAGCAGCGGATTTTTTGTTGTTATCGTTACTACCACCTGTGGTAGTTGCCGGCAACTTGTAAATAGAAGGCTTATTCCATTGCGCCTTCTGCAAATCTTTATCCAGAACATCAACATTCACCGCCCAGTCTTCCATCAACAATGATACCCTGTCTTCTTCCATATCCCTTGGCTATATGTATCTAATTGAGAGATCAGTTTTTTTTCTCGGAAGTTTCTAGATTTCCTGATCAAATGACTAAAAGTTTGTAGTAGGATGTAGGAGATGGGTTTGAACTATATATAATAGTTCCTTGCTTACTATAATGTTAGCAACTAGTAGTACTTGTACCTTTACATCTGGAAAC
Proteins encoded in this window:
- the LOC113339728 gene encoding UPF0481 protein At3g47200-like, whose amino-acid sequence is MEEDRVSLLMEDWAVNVDVLDKDLQKAQWNKPSIYKLPATTTGGSNDNNKKSAAYFPHTVSFGPYHHDKGDHLKKMDPHKRRVLGHFLQRYKITLQKLVDSLTTTNYRWQQVDHTDNVSDPKELPIDIQKEVLPVLQHLMDAYDSLDDKWLHDHDGFLKLMILDGCFMLEILQWSSVNDEHKALESGSISEATASVVRRNKRKTTASALTGSVDDYCYADNDPIFSLHGKLYFMSYIRRDMLMLENQLPMLLLKTLLGAALPTEPKEAIEKHLNTIILNFCGGNSEYENQNMSPCLHVLDLNRKSLLQSKNLPERLCKTKNCSKVKDRTFIFGHRKCTAQKNRTAAQRSVTNLHESGIKFEESTSNFHPTEIWVEGHTLKLPVVDIDDTIESKLLNLMAFERIHVGVGNDITSYVYFMDSIIDSADDVKILRTSGVLINSIGSDKAVAKLFNELSKDVTPDPENMLEKIVLKELDDHCKNQWNEWRATLSHTYFKSPWAFLSLLAAVLLLALTISQTFYAIYGYYKPRK